A stretch of DNA from Lawsonibacter asaccharolyticus:
CCCCGCCAAGCCCGGCGCCTCCAAGCGGAAAAAAGAGGCATAACCGGACCAGTTTCTCCGTTTGCTCCTGGTCTGTTATACGATACTTCCCTGTGTGTGCTTATCAATCCAAGAGGTGATGAATGAGATGAAGAAAGAAGTTGTGGCAATGCTGCTGGCCGGAGGGCAGGGCAGCCGGCTTTACGCCCTGACCAGCCATGTAGCAAAGCCCGCGGTCCCCTTCGGCGGCAAGTACCGCATCATCGACTTTCCCCTGTCCAACTGTGTCAACTCCGGCATCGACACAGTTGGCGTTCTGACCCAGTACCGTCCGCTGGAGCTGAACAGCTACATCGGCTCTGGCCAGCCCTGGGACTTGGACCGCTCCGATGGCGGCGTACATATCCTCCCCCCCTACATGCGCGAGGGCGACCAGGGCACCTGGTACAAGGGGACTGCCAACGCCATCTATCAGAATATCGGCTTCCTGGACCTGTATGATCCGGACTATGTAGTCATCCTCTCCGGCGACCACATCTACAAGATGGACTATGCCGACATGGTGGACCTGCACAAGAAGACCGGTGCCGCCTGCACCATCTCCGTGCTGGAGGTCACCATGGACGAGGCCAAGCGCTTCGGCATCATGAACGTGGACGAGAACGACCAGATCTATGAGTTCGAGGAGAAGCCCCCCCAACCCAAGAGCAACCTCGCCTCTATGGGCATCTACGTCTTTTCCTGGCAGAAGCTGCGCCGCTACCTTATCGATGATGAGGCAGATCCCAAGTCTTCCAACGATTTCGGAAAGAACATCATCCCCAACATGCTCGCCGCAGGAGAGAAGATGATGGCCTACCGCTTCCATGGCTACTGGAAAGACGTGGGCACCATCAACTCTCTGTGGGACGCAAACATGGACATGCTGGCCCCCCACAGCGGCATCGATCTTTATGATACCAGCTGGCCCATTTACGCCCGCACCCCCATCAAACCTCCCCACGTCACCGGCCCCAACGCCGTGATCTCCCACTCCCTGGTCACCGGCGGCTGCCAGGTGGACGGCTCGGTGGCCAACTCGGTCCTCTTCCATTCCGTCACGGTGGAGGAGGGGGCCAAGGTGGAGTACTCCATCCTCATGCCCGGCACCGTGGTGAAAGCCGGTGCCAGCATCTCCTACGCCATCGTGGCGGAGGACGCCGTGGTGGAGGCGGGCGCCGTGGTGGGCGCGCCTCCGGACGATTCTCCCGGCTGGGGCATCGCCGTAGTGGCAGGCGGCGTCACCGTGGGAGAGAAGGCCACCGTGACGCCCAGCGCCATGGTCCGGGAAGATGTGAAAGGAGGTGAGCGGGTATGAACGATCTCCACGGCATCCTGTTTGCCTACCATTCTGACTCCAATCTAGGTGAGCTGACCCGCCCCCGCAATACCTGCTCTCTGCCCTTCGGCGGTCGGTACCGCCTGATCGACTTCATGCTCTCCAGCTATGTCAACGCGGGCATCAGCGACGTGGGCCTGATCGTCCACGAGAGCTATCAGTCCCTGCTGGACCATGTGGGTTCCGGCAAGGACTGGGACCTGAGCCGCAAGCACGGCGGCCTGCGCATCCTGCCCCCCTTCGGCGTGGCAGAGCGGGGCGGCAGCGGGGAATACCGCGGCAACATGGAGGCGCTGGCGGGCATCTACACCTATCTCCAGAACATCCGTCAGGAGTATGTCATCATGGGCTGGGGCGACATGGTGGTCAACCTGCCCGTGGCCGAAGTGTTCCAGCAGCATCTGGACAGCGGTGCTGACATCACCATCCTCTGCACCCAGGAGCTGAAGGGCGCCCCCCGCAACACCGTCTACATCACCCAGGGTCCCGATGGACTGGTGAGCGATCTGTCCATCAATCCCGCTCACGCGGCCAACGCCCTGGAGTCGCTGGAGACCTACATCATCTCCAAAAAGCTGCTGCTGGACATGGTGGACTACTGCGCCGCCCATAACATCCACAACTTCAGCAGGGGCGTTCTGCTTCCCCGTCTGAGCACCCTGAAGGTGCTGCCCTATCTCCACAGAGGCTATGTGGCCCGCTTCCAGTCCGTGGCCGACTACTTCCAGCACTCCATGGACCTGCTGGACCCAGCGGTGCGGGCGGACCTGTTCGATCCTGACCGCCCCATCCGGACCAAGGACCAGTCCAACCCCTCCACCTACTACGGCCCAGACGCCAAATCAATCCACTCCCTGGTGGCGGACGGCTGCTTCATCGAGGGCGAGGTGGAAAACTCCATCCTCTCCCGCGGCGTCATTGTGGAGGCAGGCGCCAAGGTCTCCAACAGCGTCCTGATGCAGGGGACCATCATCCGCGCAGGTGCCTCCCTGTCCTACACCATCACCGACAAGAATGTCCAGGTGAATCAGGACCGGATGCTGATGGGCCACTCCACCTATCCGCTGGCCATCTCCAAGGATTCCATCGTCTGATCGCAGGGGAGGCCCCTGACCGGACAAGGGGCCTCCCTCCGCGCTGATATGAAGAAAGGAACTGATCTATGAGAATTCTGTTTGCCTCGTCTGAGGTGGCGCCCTTTATCAAGACCGGCGGGCTGGCCGATGTGGCCGGCTCTCTGCCCAAGGCGCTGGCCCAGGAGGGCCACGACGTCAAGGTCATCCTACCGCTGTATGAGGGGGTCGGAGAACAGTGGCGCAGCCAGATGAAGTTCGAGCAGTATTACAACGTCACTCTGTCGTGGCGGCACGTGTACTGCGGTGTCTTCTCCCTGGAGCAGGACGGCGTCACCTACTGGTTCGTGGACAATGAGTATTACTTCAAACGCTGGCAGCTGTACGGCCACTTTGATGACTGTGAGCGCTTTGCCTACTTCTCCCGGGCCGTCATCGAGACGCCGGGCCACTTCGGCTGGGCCCCGGACATCATCCACTGCAACGACTGGCAGACCGCCCTGGTCCCGGTCTACATGCTGGAGGAGCGGTACCACGTCCCCGAGCTGGCCAACACCAAGACGGTGTTCACCATCCACAACATCGAATATCAGGGCCGCTACGGCGACCAGGTACTGGAGGACGTCATTGGCCTGGACCGCAGCTATCTCAACGAGGGGATGCTGGGCTACTACAAGGACGTCAACCTAATGAAGGGCGCCATCATGGCCTCCAACTTCGTCACCACCGTCTCGCCCACCTACGCCCAGGAGCTGCGTCTGCCCTTCTATGCCCACGGCTTGGCCGGGGTCATCAACGAGCAGAGCGGAAAGCTCCAGGGCATCCTCAACGGCATCGATACCCAGCTCTATGACCCCGCCGCCACCTCCGGGCTGGCCGCCAACTTCAGCGCCCGCTCCCTGGTGAAGGGGAAGGCCGAGTGCAAGCTGGCCCTCCAGCGGGCCGTGGGCCTGGAGGAGAACGCCGACGTGCCCATCATCGCCTGCATCTCCCGCCTGGTGGGCCACAAGGGATTCTCCCTGGTCACTGATGCCCTCCACGAGATCATGGCCATGAATGTGCAGATGGTGGTCTTGGGCACCGGAGACTGGCAGTATGAGGCCGCCTTCCGTGAGGCGCAGGTCCAGTATCCCGGCCGCTTTGCCGCCCAGATCACCTATTCCGCGCCTCTGTCCACCGCCATTTACGCCGGCGCGGACCTGTTCCTCATGCCCTCGGTCAGCGAGCCCTGCGGCCTGAGCCAGATGATCGCTATGCGCTACGGCACTGTCCCCGTAGTGCGGGAGACCGGCGGCCTGAAGGACACCGTCACCCCCTACAACAAGTTCGAGGGCACCGGCCGGGGCTTTACCTTCTCTGACATCAACGCCCACGATATGGTCTGGGTCCTGCGGGAGGCAGTGGACCTCTATTTCAACAACAAAAAGGCCTGGCGCGGCATCCAGAAGGAGGACATGACCGCCGACTTCAGCTGGAACAGCTCCGCCCGCCAATATCTGGAGATCTATCAGCGTATCCTGGGCTGGTAGATTCAGGGCCCGTCTGGGTATCCCGCCGGAAACGGGCTGAAATGGCGGCTGTTTTGGCCCTTCCGCCAATTGACGCGCCCACTCCGGTCTGCTACAATGGAGCCTGTATGGAAAAATTTTTCGCCATACAGGCTCCGTGATTTTTATTTTCATTTTAAATTAACAGGGAGGCAAATTATGGCTGAATACAACAAAGCCCAGCTCACTGAGATGATCGTGGGCAAGCTCCTGCGGAATTTTGGCCGCACAGTGGATGAGGCCACCCCTAATCATATGTTCAAGGCCTGCGCCATGGTCCTGCGGGATATCATGTCCGGTCATCAGATCGAGACCAGCAACCACGTCTGGGAAGCCCAGGGCCGGCAGGTCCACTACCTCTCTCTGGAATTCCTGATGGGCCGCTCTTTGGAGAAGAACGCCTATAATCTGGGGCTGCTGGACACCTTGACCCAGGTGCTGGAGGATCTGGGCTTTTCCGCCGCTGACCTGTTCGAGACCGAGCCAGACGCCGGCCTGGGCAATGGCGGTCTGGGTCGTCTGGCCGCCTGCTACCTGGACTCCATGACCACTTTGGAGATCCCGGCCACCGGTTATTCCATCTGCTATGAGCTGGGCATCTTCAAGCAGAAGATCATTGACAGCAAGCAGGTGGAGCTGGCCGACAACTGGCTTGGCCTGGGCGACGCCTGGCTTATCGCCAAGATGGACGAGGCGGAGGAGGTCCGCTTTGGCGGCAGGATCGTGGACCATTGGGTGGACGGCCACAATAAACCGGAGCACGTGGGCTACACGACCGTGCTGGCCATTCCACGTGACATGGAGATCGCCGGCTACAAGACCAACCACACCAACACCCTGCGCCTGTGGGACGCCAAGAGCCCGGTCCCCGTAGATATGTCCCTCTACTCCCGGGGTGAGTACCTGAAGGCGGTGGAGCAGCAGGCCATGGCCGAGGTCATCGCAAAAGTGCTCTATCCCGATGACAACCACTACGAGGGCAAGTCCCTGCGGCTGAAGCAGCAGTATTTCTTCGTCTCCGCCACCGCCCAGTCTATCGTCCGCCAGCACCGTGCCCAGTATGGGACGCTGCGCAACTTCCACCAGAAGCATGTCATCCAGATCAACGACACCCATCCCACCCTGGTCATCCCCGAGCTGATGCGCATCCTGCTGGACGTGGAGGGGTACAGCTGGGACGAGGCGTGGCACATCGTCACCAACACCGTCTGCTACACTAACCACACTGTCCTGGCCGAGGCCCTGGAGCGCTGGCCCCAGAACCTGATCGAGTCCCTGCTGCCCCGCATCTGGGAGATCCTGAAGGAGATCGCCGCCCGCTACCAGCGCCAGCTGGAGGGATACTTCGGCGGGGACATGAACCGGGTCTCCCGGATGGCCATCATCTGGGGTGGGGAGGTCCGCATGGCCAACCTGTGCGTGTGCGCCTGCTCCGCAGTCAACGGCGTGTCCGCCCTCCACTCCGATATCCTCAAGCGGGACGTGTTCCATGACGCCTACCTCCGCCAGCCTGACCAGTTTAAAAACGTGACCAACGGCATCGACCACCGCCGCTGGCTCTCTCAGATCAACCCCAAGCTGGACGCCCTGATCCGGGAGTGCACCGGCAGCGACGCCTACCTGCTCCACCCGGAATCCATCTCCGGCCTGGAGAAGTACAAGGACGACTCCGCCGTCCTGGACCGCCTGGAGTCCATCAAACAGGAGAACAAGCGCCGTTTTGCCGGCTATGTGGCCCGGGAGTCCGGGATCATCCTCAACACCGACGCCATCTTCGACGTACAGGTGAAGCGCCTCCATGAGTATAAGCGCCAGCTGCTCAACGTGCTGCATATCGTGTGCCTGTACCAGCAGCTGCGGGACGATCCCAATATGGACTTCACGCCCCAGACCTTCCTCTTCGGCGCCAAGGCGGCCCCGGGCTACCACGTGGCCAAACAGATCATCCAGCTCATCAACTCCCTGGCCGCCCAGATCAACGCCAACCCCGTCTGCAAGGATAAGCTCCAGGTGGTTTTCCTGGAGAACTACCGGGTCTCCCTGGCAGAGAAGCTGATGCCTGCCTCCGAGCTCTCCGAGCAGATCTCCACCGCCGGCAAGGAGGCCAGCGGCACCGGCAACATGAAGTTCATGATGAATGGCGCCCTCACCATCGGCACCCTGGACGGAGCCAATGTGGAGATGCACCAGCAGCTGGGGGATGAGAACATCTTCCTTTTCGGCCTCACCGCCGACCAGGTGGAGGAGCGCCGCCGCCAGGGCTATCGCTCTCTGGATTACTACCAGCAGGACCCGGTGCTCAAGCGGGTGCTGGACCAGATCTCCGCCGGCTTCTCCGACGGCAGGGCCTACACCGACCTGACCAACCGCCTGCTCTTCGGCGGAGGGGGCGGGATCGCCGATGAATATATGCTACTGGCCGACTTTGACAGCTACTGTCAGGCCCACCGCCGCTCTCTGGAGGTCTACAAGGACCGGAGAGCCTGGGATCAGAAATCTCTCATCAACATCGCCCGGTCCGGCATCTTCGCCGCCGACCGCTCCATCCGGGACTACGCCCGGGACATCTGGCATGTCCCCACCCGGTTCGACTGACCCTTTCAAAGCCGCCGCAGACGGGTCTGCGGCGGCTTTTTCCGTCCGGCTTAGCGCTGGCTGGAACGCCGTTCCTCTTCCGGAAATGGTAGGAAGGGATTTCCAAGAAAATCACTTGCAAAATGTCAACAAATGCAATAAAATAGAGGGCGAAGCGGACTGATCCACAGAATTTGCCCGCCGGAGGTCTCTGTATGTATCTTGCTGATCATCACATCCATTCCTGCTGCTCCCCGGACAGTGAGGCGCCCCTCTCGGAGATGCTCCGGGCGGCCCAGGCCGCCGGCCTCTCCGACCTGTGTGCCACTGACCACTGCGACCTGCTGGATCTGGACGGGGGACGGGTCACAGGGCTGGACTGGGCCCCCATCCTGACCCAGTATCAGGCGGCTCGGGGGGACTGCCCCGCCGGCGTGAAGCTGCGCCTGGGTTTGGAGCTGGGCGGTGCCCCGGTGGACCCGGACTGCGCCGCCGCCATCCTCTCCGGCGCGGACCTGGACTTTGTTATCGGCTCCATCCACAACCTCAGCCCCGCCAAGGGGGGGAAGGACTTCTATTTCCTGGACTACACCACCCCCCGGGCCTGCTATGAGGCCCTGGATGACTACTTCGACAGCCTGGCCCAGCTGGTCCATCTGGACTGCTGGGACACGATGGGCCATATCATCTACCCCCTTCGGTATATGCAGCAGATCCCTGGGCATCCTGTCACTCTGGAGAGGTACCAGGACCGCCTGCGCGCGCTCCTCACCGGGGTGGCCCAGGCGGGGCGGGCCATTGAGGTGAACACCTGGTGCGGGCGCACTGTGACCCAGTGGCAGCCCCTGCTGGAGCTCTACCGGGACTGCGGCGGCGAGCTGATCACCCTGGGGTCCGACGCCCACAGGCCAGAGGACGTGGGGAAGGGGATCTCCCAGGCCCAGGAGCTGCTCCGAACAGTCGGCTTCCGTTATTTCACCGTCTACCACCGCCGGACCCCCCAATTCATCCGGCTGTGACAGAAGGATAGTTGAAGAAGAGAGAAGAAGGAGGATTTCATTATGATCGCAATCGCTTCCGACCACGGAGGGTACGCCCTGAAGGAGCACATCAAGGCCTATCTCGCCGCTAAGGGGATCACCTGCCAGGACTTCGGCTGTGAGACGCCGGACCGGTGCGATTACCCTGTTTTCGGCAAGGCTGCCGCCCAGGCCGTGGCCTCCGGCCAGTGTGAGAAGGGGATCGTCATCTGCACCACTGGCATCGGCATCTCCATCTCTGCCAACAAGGTAAAGGGCATCCGCTGCGCCCTGTGCGGGGATACCCTGTCCGCCGAGATGTGCCGCCGCCACAACAATGCCAACATGCTGGCTATGGGGGCGGGTATCGTGGGCCCCAACCTGGCGGAGCGGATGGTGGACGTGTTTCTGTCCACCGAATTCGACGGCGGCCGCCACACCAAGCGGGTAGAGCTGATGATGGAGATCGAGGGCTGAGCCCAGCAGAAAAATGTTCCGGAGACAAAAAGGGAATTGACAAACAGCTCCCCGTGCGATAAAGTAGTAAATAACTTTTACCGGGGCGACCCGGAAGATGACAAAACGCGATGACCGGGCCAGTAGGCAGTTCCAAAGGGTACAGAGAGGGAGCGGTTGGTGTAAGCTCCACCTGTGGAACAGGGCGCCGAACATCACCCGCGAGCAGTCCCGCTGAACCGTTTGCCGCAGTAGGCGGGGCCGGAGACCCACCGTTACAGGGGCATGAGCGCGCAGCGCCGGCCTGTTCTGGCCGCTCCGCTGTGAAGTTAGGTGGTACCACGGAGCAGACGGCTTCGTCCTATCGAGATAGGACGAAGCCGTTTATTTTTACCCCGCCGCCCAGGCGGCATGCAATTTGGAGGTGATCTTCTCATGACAGGAGCACAGGCCCTGATCGAGAGTTTGAAGCGGGAACAGGTAGCGCATATCTTCGGCTATGCCGGCGCCACCATCTGCCCGGCGGTGGACGCCTTGAAGTCCCACCCGGAGATCGGCTACACCCTGGTCCGCACGGAGCAGAACGCGGGCCATATGGCCTCCGGCTATGCCCGGATCAGCGGGAAGGTGGGGGTGTGCATGGTGACCTCCGGCCCGGGCGCCACCAACCTGATCACCGGCATCGCCACCGCCTATATGGATTCCATCCCCATGGTAGCCATCACCGGCCAGGTACCCAGCAATCTGCTGGGGCGGGATATCTTCCAGGAGGTGGATATCACTGGCGCGGTGGCCCCCTTCTCCAAGCACAGCTACCTGGTCAAGGACGCCAACGACATCCCCCGCATCGTCAAGGAGGCCTTTCACATCGCCTCCACTGGCCGGCCCGGCCCGGTGCTCATCGACATCCCCATCGATGTACAGGAGCAGTCCCTGAAAAAGTTCTACTACCCCGAGGAGGTCAGCATCCGGGGCTATAAGCCCAGCGTAAAGGGCAATGACCTGCAGATCAAGCGGGTGGTGGAGGCCATCTCCCGCTCCAAACAGCCTCTGATCTGCGCCGGCGGCGGCGTGTGGCTGGCCGACGCCAAAGAGGAGCTGCTGGAGCTGGCGGAGCGGTGTTCCATCCCTGTGGTCAAGACCATGATGGGGCTGGGGCTCCTGCCCACCGACCACCCGCTGAACATGGGGATGATCGGGGCCCACGGCAACCACTGCGCCAACAAGGCCCTGGCCAAGGCGGACCTGCTCATCATGGTGGGCACCCGGGCCGCCGACCGGGCCATGGTGGACCCGGGGGAGATCCAGCGCCGCATGGCCACCATCCACATCGACGTGGACCCGGCGGAGATCGGAAAAAATATGCAGGCCGCCATCCCTCTGGTGGGCAATGTGAAGGTCATCCTCCGGCAGATCCTGGACCGGGACGTGGCGGCCACCGACTCGGCGGCCTGGCTGGAAAAGCTGCGTGACTACCGGAAGGCGGAGCTGAACCGCGTCTTCCCCCGCCGGGCGGGCTCGGTCTTCCCGGGCACAGTCCTCCGCCGGCTGGGAGCCCGGCTGGACGACGATGCCGTCATCTGCGTGGATGTGGGCCAGAACCAGATCTTCGCCTGCAAATATATCCCCCAGAAGCACGGACGCCTGCTCACCAGCGGCGGCCTGGGCACCATGGGGTATGCCCTCCCTGCCGCTGTGGGGGCCAAGGTGGCCGGTCCCGACCGCCAGACTCTGGTGGTCTGCGGCGACGGCTCCTTCCAGATGGCCATGAACGAGCTGGCCGCCATCCGGGCGGCGGACATGGACATCAAGATCGTCCTGTTCCGCAACCACACCCTGGGTCTGGTCCACCAGATCCAGAGCAGCGCCCCCTACCACGGGCCCTTCGGTGTGGCGCTGGACGGCTCCCCGGACTTTGAGACCATTGCCGCCGCGTACCGGGTCCCCTGCATCCAGGTGGGGGACGAGGATCACCTGGACGAGGCGCTGGACCGTTTTCTGGGCACACAGGGCAGCTGTCTGCTGATTTGTGAGGTCCACCCCGACGTTGGGACCAATGACTGAGAGGGGGATAAGCCATGAAACAGACCATTTCCGTCCTGGTGGAGAACCAGGCCGGCGTTCTGAACCGGATCACCGGCCTGTTCTCCCGCCGGGCCTTTAACATAGAATCCCTGGCAGTGGGTGTCACCGATGACCCCACCATCTCCCGCATCACCATCATCG
This window harbors:
- a CDS encoding acetolactate synthase, producing MTGAQALIESLKREQVAHIFGYAGATICPAVDALKSHPEIGYTLVRTEQNAGHMASGYARISGKVGVCMVTSGPGATNLITGIATAYMDSIPMVAITGQVPSNLLGRDIFQEVDITGAVAPFSKHSYLVKDANDIPRIVKEAFHIASTGRPGPVLIDIPIDVQEQSLKKFYYPEEVSIRGYKPSVKGNDLQIKRVVEAISRSKQPLICAGGGVWLADAKEELLELAERCSIPVVKTMMGLGLLPTDHPLNMGMIGAHGNHCANKALAKADLLIMVGTRAADRAMVDPGEIQRRMATIHIDVDPAEIGKNMQAAIPLVGNVKVILRQILDRDVAATDSAAWLEKLRDYRKAELNRVFPRRAGSVFPGTVLRRLGARLDDDAVICVDVGQNQIFACKYIPQKHGRLLTSGGLGTMGYALPAAVGAKVAGPDRQTLVVCGDGSFQMAMNELAAIRAADMDIKIVLFRNHTLGLVHQIQSSAPYHGPFGVALDGSPDFETIAAAYRVPCIQVGDEDHLDEALDRFLGTQGSCLLICEVHPDVGTND
- a CDS encoding histidinol phosphate phosphatase, with amino-acid sequence MYLADHHIHSCCSPDSEAPLSEMLRAAQAAGLSDLCATDHCDLLDLDGGRVTGLDWAPILTQYQAARGDCPAGVKLRLGLELGGAPVDPDCAAAILSGADLDFVIGSIHNLSPAKGGKDFYFLDYTTPRACYEALDDYFDSLAQLVHLDCWDTMGHIIYPLRYMQQIPGHPVTLERYQDRLRALLTGVAQAGRAIEVNTWCGRTVTQWQPLLELYRDCGGELITLGSDAHRPEDVGKGISQAQELLRTVGFRYFTVYHRRTPQFIRL
- a CDS encoding glycogen phosphorylase, with amino-acid sequence MAEYNKAQLTEMIVGKLLRNFGRTVDEATPNHMFKACAMVLRDIMSGHQIETSNHVWEAQGRQVHYLSLEFLMGRSLEKNAYNLGLLDTLTQVLEDLGFSAADLFETEPDAGLGNGGLGRLAACYLDSMTTLEIPATGYSICYELGIFKQKIIDSKQVELADNWLGLGDAWLIAKMDEAEEVRFGGRIVDHWVDGHNKPEHVGYTTVLAIPRDMEIAGYKTNHTNTLRLWDAKSPVPVDMSLYSRGEYLKAVEQQAMAEVIAKVLYPDDNHYEGKSLRLKQQYFFVSATAQSIVRQHRAQYGTLRNFHQKHVIQINDTHPTLVIPELMRILLDVEGYSWDEAWHIVTNTVCYTNHTVLAEALERWPQNLIESLLPRIWEILKEIAARYQRQLEGYFGGDMNRVSRMAIIWGGEVRMANLCVCACSAVNGVSALHSDILKRDVFHDAYLRQPDQFKNVTNGIDHRRWLSQINPKLDALIRECTGSDAYLLHPESISGLEKYKDDSAVLDRLESIKQENKRRFAGYVARESGIILNTDAIFDVQVKRLHEYKRQLLNVLHIVCLYQQLRDDPNMDFTPQTFLFGAKAAPGYHVAKQIIQLINSLAAQINANPVCKDKLQVVFLENYRVSLAEKLMPASELSEQISTAGKEASGTGNMKFMMNGALTIGTLDGANVEMHQQLGDENIFLFGLTADQVEERRRQGYRSLDYYQQDPVLKRVLDQISAGFSDGRAYTDLTNRLLFGGGGGIADEYMLLADFDSYCQAHRRSLEVYKDRRAWDQKSLINIARSGIFAADRSIRDYARDIWHVPTRFD
- a CDS encoding ribose-5-phosphate isomerase B; this encodes MIAIASDHGGYALKEHIKAYLAAKGITCQDFGCETPDRCDYPVFGKAAAQAVASGQCEKGIVICTTGIGISISANKVKGIRCALCGDTLSAEMCRRHNNANMLAMGAGIVGPNLAERMVDVFLSTEFDGGRHTKRVELMMEIEG
- a CDS encoding glycogen synthase, translated to MRILFASSEVAPFIKTGGLADVAGSLPKALAQEGHDVKVILPLYEGVGEQWRSQMKFEQYYNVTLSWRHVYCGVFSLEQDGVTYWFVDNEYYFKRWQLYGHFDDCERFAYFSRAVIETPGHFGWAPDIIHCNDWQTALVPVYMLEERYHVPELANTKTVFTIHNIEYQGRYGDQVLEDVIGLDRSYLNEGMLGYYKDVNLMKGAIMASNFVTTVSPTYAQELRLPFYAHGLAGVINEQSGKLQGILNGIDTQLYDPAATSGLAANFSARSLVKGKAECKLALQRAVGLEENADVPIIACISRLVGHKGFSLVTDALHEIMAMNVQMVVLGTGDWQYEAAFREAQVQYPGRFAAQITYSAPLSTAIYAGADLFLMPSVSEPCGLSQMIAMRYGTVPVVRETGGLKDTVTPYNKFEGTGRGFTFSDINAHDMVWVLREAVDLYFNNKKAWRGIQKEDMTADFSWNSSARQYLEIYQRILGW
- a CDS encoding glucose-1-phosphate adenylyltransferase; this translates as MLLAGGQGSRLYALTSHVAKPAVPFGGKYRIIDFPLSNCVNSGIDTVGVLTQYRPLELNSYIGSGQPWDLDRSDGGVHILPPYMREGDQGTWYKGTANAIYQNIGFLDLYDPDYVVILSGDHIYKMDYADMVDLHKKTGAACTISVLEVTMDEAKRFGIMNVDENDQIYEFEEKPPQPKSNLASMGIYVFSWQKLRRYLIDDEADPKSSNDFGKNIIPNMLAAGEKMMAYRFHGYWKDVGTINSLWDANMDMLAPHSGIDLYDTSWPIYARTPIKPPHVTGPNAVISHSLVTGGCQVDGSVANSVLFHSVTVEEGAKVEYSILMPGTVVKAGASISYAIVAEDAVVEAGAVVGAPPDDSPGWGIAVVAGGVTVGEKATVTPSAMVREDVKGGERV
- a CDS encoding glucose-1-phosphate adenylyltransferase, whose product is MNDLHGILFAYHSDSNLGELTRPRNTCSLPFGGRYRLIDFMLSSYVNAGISDVGLIVHESYQSLLDHVGSGKDWDLSRKHGGLRILPPFGVAERGGSGEYRGNMEALAGIYTYLQNIRQEYVIMGWGDMVVNLPVAEVFQQHLDSGADITILCTQELKGAPRNTVYITQGPDGLVSDLSINPAHAANALESLETYIISKKLLLDMVDYCAAHNIHNFSRGVLLPRLSTLKVLPYLHRGYVARFQSVADYFQHSMDLLDPAVRADLFDPDRPIRTKDQSNPSTYYGPDAKSIHSLVADGCFIEGEVENSILSRGVIVEAGAKVSNSVLMQGTIIRAGASLSYTITDKNVQVNQDRMLMGHSTYPLAISKDSIV